ACAGGAAAATGGAGAAAACAGAGGAGAACGAGCACAATGTGTTGGGGGAAGTTTTAAGTGAAGACGAATTGACGCAAATCCCAGAAGTATTTGTTAAAAAGCTAAACGCATATTTCAACGAGAAATTCGAGCAATATATTACAGCGAAAGCAGTTTTCGAAACTAATAAGAAAAATTTTGGTAAGTCCGAATTGAATTTTAGATTTTTTCGGTACCAACGATCGCCCGGTTTATTTACATAGAGTAGTTAACCTCTTTATAGAAATGTTTCGCGTCTATTAAATAAATTGCATTTAATGTTTGTTAAAAATATAAGTGGCATTGTGATATAAAAGATTTGTAGCGGATTTTATTAAACAAATATGTGTACGTCGCAAAAAGTTCTATTTGTACAGAATCAATGGAACAGTTTTTTCTTCAGGTGTGCGTATTTGTATTGATATAGATCTCCTATGTACAGTCGAGCAGATATTGTAGGTGATTTTTAAATTTTCTAGATCAAACTTCAGATAAGTTGCAAAAGGAATTGGCGGAAGAAAGATCAAATTTTGAAGAATGCAAGGGAAAACTTGATTTGGCGGAGAAATATACTACCGAATTACAATCCAATTTAGATCAAgccaaaaataatatacaaaaatTACAAGAGAACGTTAAAAGGTACTATTCGAAGCTATATGTCTACAGACATACAGTACTGAAATAATAATGGCTATAATAActaattaaatatttgttaTTGCAGATTAGAAAAAGAAAATGCTGATTTACGGAGACAGAGAGATACAGTTGTGGATGAAAGGGATGCGCTTCAGTTGCAAGTTGAAAGACGGGATACAGAAATTGAAAGAATGCACACCGAGTTATCCTCTTTGGGAACTCAACTACAAAATGCTGTTGCGGCAAAATGTCAAGCATTGGCAGAAACAGAGGAAATTCGAAGTCGTGAAATAACACTCGACTTCAAGTGTGTATTCGCTTAATGAGTCTTTTTTACATTTGTTTCAATCCCGTTTTTTAATAAACTTTTAATATATATGTTGCTTGAAATTTTCTAGGGAAAAGCGATTAGAACAAGAAAGGGCTCTTATTTCACAACAAATGGCAGGCCTTGAAGAAGAACTAGCAAAGAGAATGTCTGAATTACAAGCAACAAGAGCCGAAGCTTCGGCACGAGCTCTCTTAACCGACACTCGTTTAGCACAACGTGACGAAGAGTTACGTATCGCTAATGAAGCCACCGCACAATTACGAGAATCGTACACATCTCTTCAACGACGCTGTGATGAACTTGCTCAGAAGTTAGAAGAACAACGTACGCATGAGATTTCAATGCATGCCTCTTATCGAGAAGAGATCAGTGCACAGACTAGATTGGCAGATCTTTATAAAGGAATGGCTGATGAAGCTAATGCAAAAGCTGAAGAATTCAGTAATGCCGTTAAAGAACTCCAAGAGTTATTAGAACATGCTACTGAACAATACGGAACGTTAGAATCAACACATAATCAGCTTCAGTTACAACATAAGCAAGAGTTGGAAGAAAAAGAACAGAAGATTGATGAGCTTTTGAAAGAGTTGAATCATGCGAATGAATTGTTGAAAAATATTAAACAAGGTAATTGTCTTGTTTCGCGGTCATTTGTACAGCAttttatttgtttaataattGTACGATTATTTTTGCAGAAAGGTTAGATCAAGCGGTCGAACAACTTGCACCTACAGCTGCCATAGCTAGTCGGGTGCTTAGAAAAGGCTTGAGTCTTACTCAAATTTATACGCAATTAGTTGATGTAATAAATGAATTAACTTCAGAACGAGAAGAAAATGAACGTCTAAAATCACAAATGGATGTTATTTTACGCGAGTTAGAAGAGAAAGCTCCGATTTTGCAACAACAACGTGAAGATTACGAATCCGCGATGGCCAATATAGCGACTCTAACATCAAGATTAGATGAGCTTTTGGCCGAAAATCATAGGTTGCAGGAAACATCGGATGAAGCAAACCGCATCGCTAAACATCACACTAAAGAAAATCAGAGGTTGAAAACAGAATTATCAGATTTAGCTAGACAGgtaaaaaaaattgcaattatGTATTTTTTAATCTACGTGTATCTTGAAATAGAGTATATTATATAATTGTTACTTTCAGGTATGTTTCCTTTTAAAAGAAGTACAAGAGAGTAGAAATGGAGCAAATGTTAACACAAGTGAATTTTCAAATTCAATGGAAATGGATAATCTTGCTTCGTCCGAAATTATCAGTAAAAAGCTTGTTACGTTTAAAGATATTGAGGAGCTACAAGAAAATAATCAGAAGTTATTGTCAATAGTTCGTACACTGTCTTCAAGACAGGAAGAAATTGAAAGAGCAACCGATGAGATAAACTCTGGAGAAATGAAAGAGAAATTAGACAGGTTTGTAATTATATTACAAATAACATACAGCATTATATCTGTttttattcgtttaattttttatAATCGTAATACATAGGTATTTGGAACAGTTAGAAGATATGCAAGCCGCTCAAGATAGGCAGGCAAAAATGTTAGAAGGTCTCTTACGACAACGAGACATGTATAAAAATATGTATCAGCAATGTTTGAAGCAGACAAATCCATCAGAAAAGAAAGAAGCCTCCATGATTCAAGAGGAAGAAACAAAGGATGTTGATGGAGAAAAAGCAGCTACAGATGAAGCATCCATAGTCGCACAGGATGATGTTAATAAAGAGAAGGAATTACAAAGGCAATTAACAGAAAGTGAAGCTAAATTAAAACAGGTTACAGATGAATACGATACATATAGAAAAGAGAAAGTGGCACACGAAAAGATGCTGGGAGAAGAAGTGGAAAGGCTTAGAAAAGAAGCAGAAGCTAGTTCAGCTCGATGTTGTAGATTAAAAACTCAATTAGATTCGGCCAATGATAGATTTAATCTTTTACAAGCAAATGTTACTTCTTATAAATCTCAAATAAAAGTTCTCGAAGAGAAATGTTTGAATTACAGCGTAACAATTGGTACGAAATATTTATCACAACTATAAATGATAAGTACAAAAGGTATTACTAAAGTGATTTAATGCTACACTAACCTTCTTTGTTTTACAGGCAAACACGAACAGAGCCTAATGATTTTGAAGGACGAAGCTTTGTCGGCTCAGACACGATTATCGCGTGCAGAGGTGCAATTAGAAAATTTACGCCAAGAAAGACAACTTTTACGCGATTCTGAGGGACGTCTTTTGAAAGAGCGTGAAGTTTTCCAGAGAGAACGCCAAACGCAAGCTTTGCTACGTGCAGATGTTGAATCAATTAAAGCTAGTTTGGAGCGTGTTCAAGCTGAGGGTCAGTTACGAGCTGAACAACGATTAGACGATGCTACGAGAGAATGTGCCGCTCTAAGACGCCGGTTACAGGAAGAACAGGATCGATTTAGAGAATTATCAGTACATCTAGAAAGACAGCTTACTACGGCTCAAGAACGATTGGCGGAGGAACGCAATATAACCGAACAGATTCGCGCGGAATTAGAACAAGCTCGTCAGTCTGATTCTCAAAACTCGCAGCGTATAGAAGAACTTAATGATAAACTAAGACAAGCTGTTACTCATTCGATATCAAAACCTTTCAGTGGTACGAGTAAAATGcagttatatatttttttaatatttagttAGAAGTGGTTATAAATAAAATGCTGTGGCTATTTAAACTTCTAGGTGATGAACATCTTATAAAAAGAATAAAGGACCTTGAGATGCAACTCGCGACGTCGCAAGCAGAAGCAAAGTCTTTATCGGAACAATTGAAAGCTTCGCGACAACAGAGCCAACAATATTGCGACATAGCGGAAAGTGCAGAAGCTCAGTTAAAAGAATTAATAGTACAATATAATAAGTCTAAAGAAGAATTAGAAGCTTCATTGAAAAAAGCACGCGCAGAAGTAGCGTCTCTTCAAAAGAGAGTTAAGGAACTAACAGACGAATTAGCAACGGTTTCTAGTGGCCGGCAAGAAACTGATTCCGAATTGAGAGAAAAATTAGCCGATGCAGAGAGGAAGCTTGAAGAGTTAGATGAACTTAAAGGGGAATTAGAAATTGTGAAAAGTGATTTGCATAATGCTTCAGCAACAGCTAAGGAAGCCGAAGAGAAGTATGCTAGAGAAATGGTATTACATTCGACCGATCTCCAGGTAAATATAATCATTTTGTTAGCTGTCCCTATAATTAACATGTAACGAATTGATATTCACCGTTTTATTTCTTACAGATTCTAGCAAAATTGAAGGAAGATGCACAAACAGTAGAACAAAAAGTAGCAACTTTAACGCAAGAAAGAAATGCAGCtgtagaagctttagaacttgagAGAGCAGCGTGCcaagaaagagagaagagattGTTCGAAGAAAATCAGGAAATGCAACAAAGGATAACAGATTTGGATGCGCAGAATGCTATTTTGCACAATCAAATTCAGGAACTAAGCGATAAAACTGCGATCATGCACAGCCAACAATCGAAGATCAGTGAGCAGCAGAGTCCTGACACCAGTTTAGAAGCGATGAATCGTAGTTTTACTGGACTCGAAGATGATTCTAAATCTGCCGAACAGCTGTTAAGAATAATGAAATATTTGAGGCGCGAAAAAGACTTAGCTGTAGGGAAATTTGATGTTCTACGAGCAGAAAATCTGCGACTGAAATCACAAGTGGAGGTGAGTGTCAAATTCTATGATTGACAAAACGCTTTTTTAGATAAAAATTTCTTCTATCACTATGTATAACTATTGATGTACATTTTTTTATCAAATCAggtcatagaaaagagattaaAGGAAACTGAGACTGCCCTTAATGCGAAGAGAGAAAAGTCAGAGATCGATGTGGTAACAACATCAAAACATGCGGAGCTATTACGAAAAGTTGAAACTTTGAATGCTATCACAGATTCCAATAGAATTTTGAGAGAAGAAAGAGATAGTTTGAGCGCAAAAGTTTCAGAGCTTACCATGAAAGTCGCAGCGCTTTCTGAAGAAGTGGGACCGCTTCGAGATATTTCTCGTGATCTACAAACGAAAACTGAGGCTTTATCGCAGGAAAATGCGAGCCTTAAAGGGGAAGCAACTAGGTGGAGACAAAGGGCCAATACATTGGTAGAAAGAGCTAATAAGACAAGTCCAGAAGATTGGCGTAGATTGCAAACCGAACGGGAGAATCTTAGTAAACTTCTCACATCTGAACGGGAAACGCATACTAAACGCGCAGAAGAATTAAATCAATTGAAAGCGGATAAGACCAAATTAGAAGAACAGCTGGCACAACTTCAGAAACAAGTACAAACTCAGGGTGAAGAAGTCCAAAAGGTGTCCGAGGAAGCGCGTAAATTGGGACAAGAGTTGAACGAAGCTCTTGCCGATTCTTCTACCAAGGCTAAGGATTTGGCCACCCTAAAGAAAGAGCTTGGCGATAAAGAAGCTATTCTGAATGACATAAAGAATAAAGAAATCCAAATAAGAAAAATAGCGAAAAAATATAAGACCCAGTTTGAAGAGCTTGCAAAAACAGTAGAGGAAGAAAAAACTAGGTCAGAAGAGTCACGAATGACAGCCGGTACTTCCGGAACTGAGGATACCCCTCATGTTTCTCAGGAACGCGAGGATCAATTACGAGAGGAGGGTCGACAAGAATTACGTCAGGCAAATATTGAATTAACATCAAAGCTCGATGAATTGTCTCGTCAGATGGCAGTTGCACAGAACGAGGCGGAATCATTAAAGAAAGAAATCGACACGATGAATAAAACAAGCGTCGAGAAAGAA
This sequence is a window from Xylocopa sonorina isolate GNS202 chromosome 6, iyXylSono1_principal, whole genome shotgun sequence. Protein-coding genes within it:
- the Mgtor gene encoding nuclear basket protein megator gives rise to the protein MEKTEENEHNVLGEVLSEDELTQIPEVFVKKLNAYFNEKFEQYITAKAVFETNKKNFDQTSDKLQKELAEERSNFEECKGKLDLAEKYTTELQSNLDQAKNNIQKLQENVKRLEKENADLRRQRDTVVDERDALQLQVERRDTEIERMHTELSSLGTQLQNAVAAKCQALAETEEIRSREITLDFKEKRLEQERALISQQMAGLEEELAKRMSELQATRAEASARALLTDTRLAQRDEELRIANEATAQLRESYTSLQRRCDELAQKLEEQRTHEISMHASYREEISAQTRLADLYKGMADEANAKAEEFSNAVKELQELLEHATEQYGTLESTHNQLQLQHKQELEEKEQKIDELLKELNHANELLKNIKQERLDQAVEQLAPTAAIASRVLRKGLSLTQIYTQLVDVINELTSEREENERLKSQMDVILRELEEKAPILQQQREDYESAMANIATLTSRLDELLAENHRLQETSDEANRIAKHHTKENQRLKTELSDLARQVCFLLKEVQESRNGANVNTSEFSNSMEMDNLASSEIISKKLVTFKDIEELQENNQKLLSIVRTLSSRQEEIERATDEINSGEMKEKLDRYLEQLEDMQAAQDRQAKMLEGLLRQRDMYKNMYQQCLKQTNPSEKKEASMIQEEETKDVDGEKAATDEASIVAQDDVNKEKELQRQLTESEAKLKQVTDEYDTYRKEKVAHEKMLGEEVERLRKEAEASSARCCRLKTQLDSANDRFNLLQANVTSYKSQIKVLEEKCLNYSVTIGKHEQSLMILKDEALSAQTRLSRAEVQLENLRQERQLLRDSEGRLLKEREVFQRERQTQALLRADVESIKASLERVQAEGQLRAEQRLDDATRECAALRRRLQEEQDRFRELSVHLERQLTTAQERLAEERNITEQIRAELEQARQSDSQNSQRIEELNDKLRQAVTHSISKPFSGDEHLIKRIKDLEMQLATSQAEAKSLSEQLKASRQQSQQYCDIAESAEAQLKELIVQYNKSKEELEASLKKARAEVASLQKRVKELTDELATVSSGRQETDSELREKLADAERKLEELDELKGELEIVKSDLHNASATAKEAEEKYAREMVLHSTDLQILAKLKEDAQTVEQKVATLTQERNAAVEALELERAACQEREKRLFEENQEMQQRITDLDAQNAILHNQIQELSDKTAIMHSQQSKISEQQSPDTSLEAMNRSFTGLEDDSKSAEQLLRIMKYLRREKDLAVGKFDVLRAENLRLKSQVEVIEKRLKETETALNAKREKSEIDVVTTSKHAELLRKVETLNAITDSNRILREERDSLSAKVSELTMKVAALSEEVGPLRDISRDLQTKTEALSQENASLKGEATRWRQRANTLVERANKTSPEDWRRLQTERENLSKLLTSERETHTKRAEELNQLKADKTKLEEQLAQLQKQVQTQGEEVQKVSEEARKLGQELNEALADSSTKAKDLATLKKELGDKEAILNDIKNKEIQIRKIAKKYKTQFEELAKTVEEEKTRSEESRMTAGTSGTEDTPHVSQEREDQLREEGRQELRQANIELTSKLDELSRQMAVAQNEAESLKKEIDTMNKTSVEKEERAKQVLKGARTKIMQLTESKKICEKELLDLKAKLEAGATDSDTAEHDARIVAFKSQMETRISRLEHEKAEIQAEKETLVQRVAQLQRQLAGVSGVSATTEPPTANIKPMSARAETPLASIRPMSVAQSRTAAVLPTTASAPVMVVPHQQQQPQQQVVHTTETSSPTSSLPDFQPASTSSSSSQTAPSTLRQLVVQPQLSESAESTQREDPESVETLSVQQQQCQQQQQQQQQQQQQTVALVSPRVEQQQQQQQQVAVSDQQQTVASSSTQSVSTSQASTGHKRPRALDSTASGSGIVEGVDHSRQEQVLSPKPKRTRQEMSSIASASASEVEYQVPTSSQRDQDEEVEEGCVVVVDCDEGEGGGNHQAQEEEEFDNDPYEEMEEDEEMPYEVEVEVERDNNEVEIIMGEDSTSVEVPRQAQATVPTNQQQQQSEAISSAGPTGEPPTTFATRSSRGIAPMPRQQQQQHLLLPQQGYEDGGDDSIVPSTPTLFVPRRGDGFGEAVSSPQVPQGRFTFGDSSAPTTASSTPSLSTPSGSATRTIFGSSSSGVAQVVQESMDDTRMDLAQLEDGGTGRSVPTTPLQVSPAADLPPSTSSGPSEEQETPVSVTPLTGTTVSDTSEEPAVPTIRVLGVDDQQHNQTEIITESISTTPTEGMSSENDKRTEEAGPLVSGDDDAVDTGEGTEEPGSDIVEDEVEESREAEASPSSNTRQRAMAAAANVNAGAANGTRASTARRSARSPFRSARGSRPTPIVWESQSGGRGQGVMRGGHATRGANNETGRGRGTRGRRIRSKYSYARF